One window of Pseudomonas sp. FP198 genomic DNA carries:
- a CDS encoding amino acid ABC transporter permease, translated as MSHWLEQLVQWSAGLGLNYNFLLDAYQRGTLEQGALTTLWLCLLTIAGSLLAGVGLAALLTSGKPWLARPARVFIEVTRNTPTLVQLYCAFLVLNMLLTQAVGAANPLTPFAWVVIVISLHKGAFHAEALRAGIEAVPTVTLEAASSLAFNHRQLLWNVQLPLAMRFALPSLINNLIDLVKMTAVASAIAVGDITYAAIMIWTQSDNVLELMILILAFFGLLSFTVNCVGRWLEARLRMPGYGH; from the coding sequence ATGAGCCATTGGCTGGAGCAACTCGTCCAGTGGAGCGCCGGGCTCGGCCTCAACTACAACTTCCTGCTCGACGCCTATCAGCGCGGCACGCTGGAGCAGGGCGCGCTGACCACCCTGTGGTTGTGCCTGCTGACGATTGCCGGGAGCTTGCTGGCCGGTGTCGGATTGGCCGCCCTGTTGACCTCCGGCAAGCCTTGGCTGGCCAGACCTGCGCGAGTGTTTATCGAAGTCACCCGCAACACCCCGACGCTGGTGCAGCTGTATTGCGCCTTCCTGGTGCTGAACATGCTGCTGACCCAGGCCGTCGGCGCGGCCAACCCGCTGACGCCCTTCGCGTGGGTGGTGATCGTGATCTCGCTGCACAAAGGCGCCTTCCACGCCGAGGCCCTGCGTGCGGGCATCGAAGCGGTGCCGACGGTGACCCTGGAGGCGGCCAGTTCACTGGCTTTCAACCATCGCCAATTGTTGTGGAACGTGCAACTGCCGCTGGCCATGCGTTTTGCCTTGCCGTCGCTGATCAACAACCTGATCGACCTGGTGAAAATGACTGCCGTGGCCTCGGCCATCGCGGTGGGCGACATCACCTACGCGGCGATCATGATCTGGACCCAGAGCGACAACGTGCTGGAACTGATGATTTTGATCCTGGCGTTTTTCGGTCTGCTGAGTTTTACCGTCAATTGCGTCGGGCGCTGGCTCGAAGCCCGCCTGAGGATGCCCGGTTATGGCCATTGA
- a CDS encoding aminotransferase class I/II-fold pyridoxal phosphate-dependent enzyme, translating to MTLHLSQRVQRVSLSANAAAKSRATALREAGRDILDLTTGEPDFDTPAHIKRAAFAAIAAGATKYTPTPGVKALRVAVQHKLRRENQLDYPLASIVIANGAKQIIFNAFAATLDDGDEVLVPTPYWPSFPDSVRFNGGEPVFIECGLEQGCKLTPRQLEQHIGERTRWLILNSPGNPSGALYSAAELQGLAQVLRRHADVLILLDELYEHIRFDGLAVQSLLNVAPDLQSRCLLVGGVSKTYAMTGWRIGFGAGPQVLTDAMTVVQSQSTSGASSVGQAAALAAFEGGLDFLPEQVAAYRQRRDVLVSRLRDVPGLEVLEPQGGFFVFVCCAGLLGRYRPDGQRLQHDADVVAYLLEEGVAGVAGSAYGLSPWFRLSIATATETVAEAGRRIAHACGQLRSEP from the coding sequence ATGACGCTTCATCTGTCCCAGCGCGTGCAGCGTGTCTCGCTGTCCGCCAATGCCGCCGCCAAGTCCCGGGCCACGGCGCTGCGTGAAGCCGGTCGGGACATTCTCGACCTGACCACCGGCGAGCCGGATTTCGACACGCCAGCGCACATCAAGCGGGCGGCCTTTGCCGCCATTGCAGCCGGGGCCACCAAGTACACCCCGACGCCGGGCGTGAAGGCCTTGCGTGTGGCGGTGCAACACAAGCTGCGCAGGGAGAACCAACTGGACTATCCGCTGGCCTCCATCGTGATTGCCAACGGTGCGAAGCAGATCATTTTCAACGCCTTCGCCGCGACCCTCGATGACGGCGACGAAGTGCTGGTACCGACGCCGTACTGGCCATCTTTTCCGGACAGCGTGCGTTTTAATGGAGGCGAGCCGGTTTTCATCGAGTGCGGGCTGGAGCAGGGCTGCAAGCTCACGCCACGACAGCTTGAACAGCATATCGGCGAGCGCACGCGCTGGCTGATCCTCAACAGCCCTGGCAACCCCAGCGGTGCGCTGTACAGCGCGGCCGAACTGCAAGGCCTGGCCCAGGTGCTGCGCCGGCATGCCGACGTGCTGATTCTGCTGGATGAACTCTACGAACATATTCGTTTCGACGGGCTTGCCGTCCAGAGCCTGCTCAATGTCGCGCCGGATTTGCAATCACGGTGCCTGCTGGTGGGCGGGGTGTCGAAAACCTATGCCATGACCGGCTGGCGGATCGGTTTCGGGGCCGGGCCGCAGGTGCTGACCGACGCGATGACCGTGGTGCAATCGCAATCCACCTCCGGCGCTTCCTCGGTCGGCCAGGCGGCGGCGCTGGCGGCGTTCGAGGGTGGCCTGGATTTTCTGCCGGAACAGGTCGCGGCCTATCGTCAGCGCCGCGATGTGCTGGTGAGCCGCTTGCGCGATGTCCCGGGCCTGGAAGTACTTGAGCCTCAAGGCGGCTTTTTCGTTTTTGTCTGCTGCGCCGGGCTGCTGGGGCGCTATCGCCCGGACGGCCAGCGCCTGCAGCACGACGCCGATGTAGTCGCGTATCTACTGGAGGAGGGCGTCGCCGGCGTCGCGGGCAGTGCTTATGGCTTGTCGCCGTGGTTTCGCCTGTCCATCGCCACGGCGACCGAAACCGTCGCCGAAGCGGGTCGGCGTATCGCCCACGCCTGCGGCCAATTGAGGAGCGAGCCATGA